One window from the genome of Dasypus novemcinctus isolate mDasNov1 chromosome 26, mDasNov1.1.hap2, whole genome shotgun sequence encodes:
- the ZNF445 gene encoding zinc finger protein 445 isoform X2: MPPGRCSAVHPRPRARTSKERGRLKIVKKEEEERFTSVQTARPQRLNRPGQELFRQLFRQLRYHESSGPLDTLSRLRELCRWWLRPDVLTKKQILELLVLEQFLSILPWELRTWVQLHHPESGDEAVGLLEELQKDLSGTPRKETPRAEPGTAHDPVPAQGPAVHWMGTGALRDTQIWPPALLLQSSPDLGDHLEPPCGTGVRDFLAEPSGPSAAQVPDLDPREGCPGDQVVAAGPLTVQPQEALTFKDVEVTFTQDEWGWLDYGRRNLYRDVMLENYRNVVSLVGLFPKPALISWLESREPWGLNVQETQPAENPDAAPAGGELQIKADKILKHEPLEEAETLAVSSGCPALSVSEETGTRETSRQDCNLKGHWGDLTGESIKQKEANFSYVTGKESQEPGGCNSRDVKQVTYLRIPGRRRSLKRGYGRHFRLNSHHFDSKEYGKGLRHMNGGVSLYQRIHVGLKGNEKDSCGKDFSLSSQHQQGQSLHAVETPYKCSDCGRTFSLSSHLACHQRLHTQEKPFTCRVCGKAFRWSSNCVRHEKIHTGVKPYKCSLCEKSFGRLSAYRLHQETHTKQKCVESTQYGEPFTCGSGLGHHLRGHSGEKPFDCSQCRKSFHCKSYVLEHQRIHTQEKPFKCTKCRKTFRWRSNFTRHRRQHQLYEQDKCRNELRQAGCGQPPKAAPVEKTFLCQQCGKTFTRKKSLLDHQRLHTGEKPYQCSDCGKEFAYRSGFMVHKKKHALKRKSEAGLPFSQDRGFPAPQSSDPAEEPYRCGQCGRDFRNRSFLLIHQRVHTRERPYECRECGKAFRWSSNLSRHQRIHSLGKHYKYRECEKTPGLQSKILTGEKPFWCQECGKTFTRKRTLLDHKGIHSGEKRYKCNLCGKSYDRNYRLVNHQRIHTKEKPFKCQWCGKDFIGRHTLCVHQRKHSRAAQSKSSPSGLFSCQDPEVSLREARPSQEKPLEDCGDTYNQSSRLASLQNKPIGISCHKCNLCGKTFKKSSQLISHKRFHTRERPFKCMECGKTFRWSSNLARHMKNHIRE, translated from the exons ATGCCTCCAGGCAGGTGCTCTGCTGTCCATCCAAGGCCTCGGGCCCGGACTTCCAAGGAGCGGGGACGCCTAAAGATAGTcaagaaagaagaggaggaaaggtTCACATCAGTGCAGACTGCCAGGCCACAGAGGCTCAACCGTCCCGGCCAGGAGCTCTTCCGCCAGCTCTTCAGGCAGCTTCGCTACCATGAGTCTTCCGGGCCCCTGGACACTCTGAGCCGGCTCCGGGAGCTGTGCCGCTGGTGGCTGAGGCCCGACGTTCTCACCAAGAAGCAGATCCTGGAGCTGCTGGTGCTGGAGCAGTTCCTGAGCATCCTGCCCTGGGAGCTCCGGACCTGGGTGCAGCTGCATCACCCTGAGAGTGGCGATGAGGCGGTGGGCCTGCTGGAGGAGCTGCAGAAGGACCTCAGTGGGACACCACGGAAG gagacaccaagaGCTGAACCCGGGACCGCCCAT GACCCAGTCCCGGCCCAGGGCCCAGCCGTGCACTGGATGGGTACAGGAGCCCTGCGAGACACACAGATCTGGCCTCCTGCCTTGCTTCTCCAGAGCAGCCCTGATCTGGGCGACCACCTGGAGCCTCCCTGTGGAACAGGAGTGCGTGACTTCCTGGCTGAGCCATCCG gCCCTTCTGCTGCCCAGGTGCCTGACCTTGACCCGAGAGAGGGATGCCCGGGAGACCAGGTGGTGGCAGCCGGGCCCCTGACAGTCCAGCCCCAG gaggccctgACTTTCAAGGATGTAGAGGTGACCTTCACCCAGGATGAGTGGGGCTGGCTGGACTATGGCCGAAGGAACCTGTACAGGGATGTGATGCTGGAAAACTATAGGAACGTGGTTTCTCTGG TGGGGTTGTTCCCCAAACCTGCTTTGATCTCCTGGCTGGAgagcagggagccctggggctTGAATGTCCAGGAAACTCAGCCTGCAGAGAATCCAGACGCTGCCCCTGCAG GAGGTGAACTTCAGATTAAGGCAGACAAGATCTTGAAACACGAACCTTTGGAAGAAGCAGAAACCTTGGCTGTGTCGTCAGGCTGCCCTGCACTGAGTGTTTCTGAGGAAACAGGGACCAGAGAAACTTCTAGACAAGATTGCAACTTAAAGGGGCACTGGGGAGACCTCACAGGAGAGAGCATTAAGCAAAAAGAGGCCAATTTCAGCTATGTGACAGGAAAAGAATCTCAGGAGCCGGGAGGGTGTAATAGTCGTGATGTAAAACAGGTTACATACTTGAGAATTCCTGGAAGAAGAAGATCCCTTAAACGTGGCTATGGAAGACACTTCAGACTGAATTCACATCACTTTGACTCTAAGGAATATGGGAAAGGGCTCAGACACATGAACGGGGGCGTTAGCCTATATCAGAGAATTCACGTTGGACTAAAGGGGAATGAAAAGGATTCGTGTGGGAAAGACTTCAGCCTTAGCTCTCAGCACCAACAGGGGCAGAGTCTTCATGCAGTGGAGACCCCGTATAAGTGCAGCGACTGTGGGAGGACCTTTAGTCTCAGTTCCCATCTTGCCTGTCATCAGAGGCTTCACACTCAAGAAAAACCATTTACATGCAGGgtgtgtgggaaagccttcaggtGGAGCTCAAACTGTGTGCGACACGAGAAGATTCACACGGGCGTGAAGCCTTATAAATGCAGTTTATGTGAGAAGTCTTTCGGACGCCTGTCAGCCTACCGCCTGCACCAAGAAACCCACACCAAACAGAAATGTGTTGAATCTACCCAGTACGGGGAACCTTTTACCTGTGGCTCAGGGTTGGGTCATCATCTGAGAGGCCACAGTGGGGAGAAACCCTTTGACTGCAGCCAGTGTAGGAAATCCTTCCATTGTAAGTCGTACGTTCTCGAGCACCAAAGGATTCACACCCAGGAGAAACCCTTTAAATGCACCAAATGCAGGAAAACCTTCCGGTGGCGGTCCAACTTCACCCGCCACAGAAGACAGCACCAGCTCTACGAGCAGGACAAGTGCAGAAACGAGCTGAGGCAGGCGGGCTGCGGGCAGCCCCCGAAGGCCGCCCCCGTGGAGAAGACCTTCCTGTGCCAGCAGTGCGGGAAGACCTTTACCCGGAAGAAGTCCCTCCTCGATCACCAGCGGCTCCACACGGGCGAGAAGCCGTACCAGTGCAGCGACTGCGGGAAGGAGTTTGCCTATAGGTCCGGCTTCATGGTTCACAAGAAGAAGCACGCCCTAAAGAGGAAATCTGAGGCCGGGCTGCCCTTTAGTCAGGACCGAGGGTTCCCAGCTCCTCAGAGCAGCGACCCCGCGGAGGAGCCCTACCGATGCGGCCAGTGCGGCAGAGACTTCCGGAACCGCTCCTTCCTGCTCATCCATCAGAGGGTTCACACCAGGGAGCGGCCGTACGAGTGCAGGGAGTGCGGGAAGGCCTTCAGGTGGAGCTCTAACCTCTCCCGGCATCAGAGGATTCACTCTCTGGGGAAACACTACAAGTACCGTGAGTGTGAAAAGACTCCAGGTCTCCAGTCGAAAATCCTCACCGGCGAGAAACCTTTCTGGTGTCAAGAATGTGGGAAAACCTTTACCCGTAAAAGAACTCTTTTGGATCATAAGGGGATACACAGCGGAGAGAAGCGCTATAAATGTAACTTGTGTGGAAAATCTTACGACAGAAATTACCGCCTTGTTAACCATCAGAGAATCCACACTAAAGAGAAACCCTTTAAATGTCAGTGGTGTGGGAAAGATTTCATTGGCAGGCACACCCTCTGTGTTCATCAGAGGAAGCACAGCCGCGCGGCGCAGTCTAAAAGCAGCCCTTCTGGGTTATTTTCCTGCCAGGACCCGGAGGTGAGTTTACGGGAGGCCAGACCAAGCCAAGAGAAGCCCCTTGAGGACTGTGGAGACACTTATAACCAGAGCTCCAGGTTGGCCAGTCTCCAGAACAAACCCATTGGTATAAGTTGCCACAAATGTAATCTGTGTGGGAAAACCTTTAAGAAGAGTTCGCAGCTCATTAGCCACAAGAGATTTCATACCCGAGAGAGACCCTTCAAATGCATGGAGTGTGGGAAGACCTTCAGGTGGTCTTCGAATTTGGCTCGGCATATGAAAAACCATATTAGAGAGTAG